The nucleotide window GGGAATCGTGGTGGACAGGCTGCACGCATCCGCGCCGGAGATCTCGATCACGCGCACATTTTTCTTGGGCGAAACGAGTGGCAGTTTGGTGGCCGGCGGCACGTCGGTAAAGAAAGTGACGTAGCGCGTCGCGGCTTTGGTGTTCACAGGTTGGAACGGATCGCGCGCGAGGAGCGCGGCGAGTTCGGCGTGCGTGCGCACGATGACGGTGACCTCGTAGCCGAGGCCGTCAGCCAACGCGCGTTCCAGCTTGGTGCGGACGGCGCGCGCGGATTTCTGTGTCCCATCGAGCGCGACGTTGCCGCTCTGCAGATAGGTCTTGACGTTCTTAAAGCCTGCGTCCTCACACAGCCGCACGAGTTCGCTCATCTTGATGAGCTTCTGCCCGGAGACGTTGATGCCGCGGAGGAAGGAGAAAAAGGTCACGGGTTAGCTGTGTCAGTCACGCCCATCAATACAGGGACGCAAGCGGTTGTTTCACAGACTTCGACAAGCAAAACGGCAAGAAGTCGGGCGCTTGAGTGTACAAGTAGGTCGCACCGCCACCTACTTCCACCCCGAGCCCAAGCCAAGACTTGGCTCCATACTGTTCGTAAGCTGTGCCTCAGCGATACTCAAGCAACTGTGACAACCGTGGCATCGGCCCAATCCCGGCTAGACAGGTGATGCCACACTCGGTATCTTTCATAAATAAGTGAGTCGATTTGGGAAGCCCCGTCGCACGGACGTCAGCGAAAAGTTGTTGCATCTGATCGGCAAAGCTGTCAAGCACTTTGTTGGGAAACCTCAGCAGCGCTAAAGAAAGGTCTAACACACCCGGTTGATTTAGGGACTCGATGCTAGCCAAGATCGGTCTAATTCGGTCCGGAACAACACGGCGCGGCTTGTCGATCGAGGCATCGGCTGAAATATCCTTCGCGCGAAAGTATGTGTCAAGTTCGTCGTCCATTCCCGTCAGTGCAATCCAGTTGGAGTTTCTATATTGAGGATCTACGGGGTCCAAGTGACCCTTCAGGTATGCACCAAACAGGTCCCATTCATCATGAAAGTAGAATCTCGTGTCGTGCACAGCAGCAATCCTTCGATCCAAGTAATCAAAGAATTGTGCTGGAGACTCCAATATCTCAGCGAAAATTCTCAAATCCATTAGTGGAATGGCCGACGGAAAACTATGCCTTTCAAACGTCCCGGGCTCAACGTAGTGGCTGATCCTTGCCGGAAGGCTGCCCAGCGCGGAGCCTTTCCCGGTCACGCATAGGACGTAGGTGGCATTGAAGCGGTCTTTTCGAATCTCGATAAGCTCGCCGTCAGCCGTCCTAAATTCGGCAACATCGTGGCAGTGTACATGGTCGATTGCTCGCTTAGCCTGCTTATATGCTGCGACAATCGATAGTTGCAGATCATTCTTCGCAGCCTCAACATCGCCGTGCCGGGCCCTAAGTGTGAGTTGCTTTGATTTTGCCTCGACAAACACTAGTTTATTGTCATAGATTACAAGTCCGTCAAGCTCAAACGGTGGGTTTGTCGGTCCGTATCTTAGGTTTGCAAAAATGGTGCAGCCAGGCAGGAGCCTCTCAATTTCCTTCAGAGCCGCAGCTTCCAGCCAGTCGCCGCGAACTCTGTCGTATTCGGCTCGGTATTTCGTGTCCGCGATCATTGCGTAGTGAGGTGCGTTTAGAACAAACTCACTGAGTATACCGGCGAGAGGTACATAGTAGTTGCCTGAATGAAACCAAATTGGTTTTTCATAAAGCGGGCACAGTCCAATCGGGTCAGGCATCCTCGTTTCAGCTCCAAACGATGATGATGCGAAATTCAGAAATTTCTCTGCAGTATCCTCCGACACGCTCCCCTTGGACTGCGAAGATATGTCCTGCGCCGTGATTTGTATCACGGATTTGCAGTCAGCATACAGATCAAATGTCGCAGCATTACGAATGGTTGCAGTGATTCCCCTGTGTTCCACTTCTATAAGTATACGCTTCTCGTCCGTGGTTAGGCGTTCCTGCTTTCTTCTTTTCAGATTTCGCAGGTGTCGGATAGCCTCGCGAGCTTCTGCCGCAATCTTGTTTGTTCGTCCATTCCAACGATCTGTAATCAGATCGACTATCGCATTAACAATCTTAATCGCTTGGTTAACATTGAACCCAAGCTCAGTTTCCATCCACGAGGAATTCGATTGGTAGAGTTCTCTGGAATAGTTTTGCAGGACGTTCCAATGACCTTCCCCTCGCACAGCGCGTTGTTCCGAAATTAGCGCATTTCTGAGCGAAAGGTCGCGCTCGTTAAGATTGTCACTCCTTGGGCACCAGAACTCTGCAAGTTGCAGTTTTTCGAAGTACTTGTCAGCGAGCTCTAATACAGCATTCGTAACGCCACCATCGATTTCTTCTGGCTCTCCTGCCCATTCTCTTTGGGTTGATGCAATCCAGCTCAGGAATTCGAGTCCAACTTGGGTTGCGGCTATTTCGTCCCTCTTCGGCATGTCATTGGGTGCAGACCACTGTCGAAGGAATTGAAGCTTCGCCACTAACTCGATCGCATCAACTTTGCGTACGATCTCACGGATAGCATCGACTATTTGCGGTAATTCTGCCGCACTCTCTTCGGACATACGAATTAGTCCATTGAGCAATTCCTGCGGTGAATCGCCTTCCCGAGGCGTGGGTCCTTCATTCCTTCGCTTGCCTGGCATTTTGAGTTACTCGCTCACATTAGCTACTGCAGCCTGAAGCGATAGCAAGCTAACTATTGCTAATAAGATCAGTCAATTGTAACTTTTATTGAAATTTCTCTTGACAATTTGTATTTTATTTCGTACACTAAGGCATTCGAAATGATCCATACGATCAAATCCCCCATTCTCTTTTATTCCAATCACACTGACCCGGCTTTGGAGCACGAACTCGCCCATTTTGAGCAAACCGAACTCCGGCTTTACTGGTTGATATTCTAAAGAGTAAGGGAGTTTGTTTGGTCAAAAAACATTTTTCGCGGGCACATCGGTTTTCATCGTTTCGCATGGGGCCGTCCTCCCCGGAATGCGGAGGCCCAATACACCATCAATCTAAACATACCCAATTCCAGCAACTTAATCAACTGTCCCGGTTTGCAATTCAGGCGGCAAATCGCTATTTTCGGAGCTAAATATCGGATTTCGCTGGTTGAATTCTGAAGGGCTTTTCATGGCTTTGATCGCACCTTTTAAGGCGTTGCGCTACCAATCGACGAAGGTGGGAGACCTGACGGCGGTGGTGACGCAGCCGTATGACAAGATTGAGGCGGAGTTGCAGGCGGACTATTACCGCCGCAGCCCGCTGAACGTGGTCCGGATTATCCGGTCGGAGGAGTCCCTCGCCGACCCGGAAACCGCCTACCCGCAGGCGGCGGCGACATTTCAGGAGTGGCTGCGGTCGGGGGTGCTGGCTGAAGATGGCGAGCCGGCGCTGTACATCTACTATCAGTTGTTCCGCTTCGAGGGCCGGGAATTCACCCGCAAAGGGTTCATCGCCTCGGTGAAGCTGGAAGAGGAGGGCGTGCGCGCGCATGAGCACACGCTGGCCGGACCGAAGGCCGATCGGCTGCGGCTGTTGAAGGCCATCGAGACCTCCGATGAGCTGACGTTCATGCTGTTCTCCGATGCGCATCACGAAGCCGTGCGGGTCATGGATGATGCCGTGAGCAAGCTCGCGCCGATCATCGACGTGAAGGACGATTACGGCGAAACACACAAGGTGTGGGCCGTGTCGGACAAGGCGGTGATCGCAAAACTGCAAGCATTGGTGGAGCCGCGCGAACTGCTGATTGCGGACGGCCACCACCGCTACGAAACCGCGATCAATTTCAAACACGAGTGCGAAGCCAAGGGCTGGCACCCGGTCGGCGCTCAGGGCTACGATCATCGCATGATGGCGCTGTTTCCCATGGAAGACCCGGGACTGGTGATCTTCCCGACGCACCGGCTCGTGAAGAACGTTGAGCATTTCTCCGGCGAGAAGCTGCTGAAAGCGCTCGAGAAGCACTTCGACGTCGCGCCGCACTCGGACGAAGCGGAACTCTATCACAAGATCGATGACGCGCGGCGCGGCCAATATATTATTGGCTTGAAAGCGGTCGGCACGCCCTGGCCGCTCTACAGTTTGCGGCTCTGGAATGACAGCACGCTCGAGCGCGAGTTGCCCAAGACGATGAGCAAAGCGTCGAAGCGGCTCGACGTTACGATCCTGCATTCGCTGATTCTCGAACGGCATCTCGGCATCGACCAGCAGAAGCTCGAAGCGTTCACGCACGTGGAATACGTCCGACAGCGCGACGAAGCGCTGGCGCAGGTCGGGGAGCACGGGATTCAGGCGGCGTTTCTGCTGCGACCGACGACGGTCTCACAGGTGGAAGAAGTTTCCGCGGCCGGCGAACGCATGCCGCAGAAGTCCACGGATTTCTATCCGAAGCTGCTGGCCGGACTCGTGATGATGAAGCTGGGGATTCAGAAGTAATGCGGTTGCGGCACGTCGCCTACTGCTGCTGGTTGATCTCGCTGTTGGCGGTCTCGTGCAAGCGACGGGAACCGCCGGTCGTCACGCCACCACCGGTGGCCGCGGACCGTATCACGCGGACTGCGGTCGCCGCCGACACTACGGCAGCGCGCTTGGATAGCACGAAGCTCGAGACGTTTCTCGATCGCCACCCGGTGGCCTACGACAAGGAGTTGCCATCGGCTAAGATCCCGGGTTACCGCGCAGGCCTCATCGCGTATCAGGCGGGCGATTATGTGACCGCGCAACGCGAACTGAGAACTGCGACGCGCAAGCAGCGGCTGGACTGGGAGATCTGGTTCTACACGGCGATGTCGGCATACCTGACCGGGGACACGCGCGAGGCGATCCACGGATTCGAAATGGTGGAGCGTTATTCGGCTCCGGAAGTGCCGCGGATGCAGGCGCGCTGGTATCAGGCCAACGCGTACCTGCTGGAAGGCAGCATCACCCGCGGGAGCAAGGTGCTCGAATTCATCGCCCGGCAGAACCGGCAATACGCCGCCGAAGCGCAGGCCTTGCTGGCGAAGATTTCGGAGTTGCGCGTCGCGGATCGCGTGATGGAGCGGTCGGCCCCGGAGGTGGTTCGCGAGCGATAGCGGGAAATTTCCGAAATCTTAGAAGCACCTTCACAAATCCCATCGGGCGGCCACCACAGGTCGCTCGTTCAGTCTCGGTCCCTTAGCGAAACACGATCCAGGAGCAGGAAGATGCTGTTCGGAGCGCACGTATCGGTTAGCGGTGGATTGCACGAAGCGTTTCGCCGGTCGGAAGAGTTCGAATGCGAGAGCATTCAGATTTTCACGAAGAGCCAGTTGCAGTGGAAAGCCAAGCCGCTGGAGCCGGAGGATATTGAGCGCTGGCTTGACGCGTGGGAAGCGGCGGATTGGCCGCCGTGCTTCGTGCATGACTCCTATCTGATCAATCTGTGCAGTCCGGAAGAAGCCCTGCGGCAGAAGTCGGTGGGCGGTCTGGTGGATGAGCTTGAGCGCGCGTCGCTGCTGGCGATTCCGTGGGTGAATACGCATCCGGGTTCGCACAAGGGCGCCGGCGAACAGGTCGGGCTGAATAACTGCGTGAAGTCGGTGCTCGAAGTGCTGCGCCGGACCGAGGGCAGCGGGACGGGGATTCTGCTCGAAACCACCGCCGGACAGGGCAATGACCTCGGGGCGAAGTTTGAGCAACTTGCGTACATTTTGGAGCGGGTGAATCAACCCGAGCGGATGGGCGTATGCGTGGATACGTGTCATGTTTTTGCGGGGGGATATGATCTCAGAACCGCCGAAGGTTATGCGCGAACGTGGGGCGAATTCGACCGCATCGTCGGCCTGAGCAATTTGCGGGCGTTCCATTTGAATGACAGCAGGTTTCCGCTCGGCGCGCATCGTGACCGGCATGCCGCGATTGGCAAAGGTGAGATCGGCGAGTCGGGTTTTCGCTTGTTGGCCCGCGACGCGCGGTTTGCGGGGATGCCCGCGACTACGGAGCTGCCGGACGAGGACACGCCCGAGAGCATTGGCCTGCTGAAGCGATTGCGGGACGAATGACGGATGTCCGCGGCTCGCGACTCGTCAGCCGGCGGCCGGCGGAAACAGCGGAATCACGAGAGCGGCCAGCGGGGCCGCTCTCCGCGTCTTAGCCATTGGACAACTTTCTTTTGTCAAATGGGTACACACGTTCAACATACAATCTGCTCAGAATGGCCGATGCAGGGGACGCTAACACGGTCGGGCGATTGATAAAAGTGTGGGAATTCGGTAAATTGCAGGACACACGTGGTACGCGCGAAAGGACGCGGGGCCTGGCTCCGCGGTCAAGGAGTCAGCGGTGAGCCGACAGGTGGTTGCGGGAATCGATATCGGGGGCACCAATACGGCGATCGGCCTGGTTGACGTGACGGGGCAGTGCGTCGCGGCAGACCGGATGCGGACGACGGACTTCGATAGTCCGGCGGATTTTGTCGTTGCGGCGCTTCGCGCGTTGGACCGGATGCGGAGCGAGACGCCGCTGGCCGGGATCGGCGTGGGCGCTCCGAACGGCAACTTCTATCGGGGCTCGATTGAGTTTGCGCCGAATTTGCGGTGGAAGGGTGTAATTCCGCTGGCGGAGATGTTTCGCGAGCACGTTGCCGTCCCCGTGTTGTTGACGAACGACGCGAATGCCGCGGCGATCGGCGAAGGGATGTTCGGCGCGACGCGCGGTATGCGGGATTACATCGTGATCACGTTGGGGACCGGCGTGGGGAGCGGGATCGTCGTGAACGGGGAGTTGTTGTACGGACACGACGGCTTCGCCGGCGAAATCGGTCATACGATTTACGATCCGGCCGGGCGTGATTGCGGCTGCGGCCGGCGCGGATGTCTGGAGACCTATGCGTCGGCGGGCGGCCTCAAGCGCACGGTACTGGAGCTGCTCGCGACCCGCAACGCGGAGAGTGTCTTCCGCGCGCTGCCACCGACGGAAATCAGCTCGCTTCGCATCGCGGAGGCCGCGGCGAGCGGTGATACCATCGCCTGCGAAGCCTTCGAATTTACGGGACGGGTCCTCGGTTTGAAGCTCGCGGATGCCATCGCGCACACGAGTCCGGAGGCGATTGTGCTGTTTGGCGGACTCGCCCAGGCGGGCGATCTGATTTTTGAGCCGACTCGCCGGTGGATGGAGGAATACACGCTGAATATCTATCAGGGAAAGGTCCGGCTGCTCGCGTCAGGACTCGCGCAGGAGAATGTCGCGGTGTTGGGGGCGGCGGCGCTGGTCTGGCAACAATTGAACCGGAACGCGCAATGACAAGATTCACGATCGCCATGATCGTCTGCTTGGCGGCCTGCGCTGTTGCGCCGGCCTCGCCGCGCAGCTACTTATGCTATCGCGCAACCCCGAATTCACCGCTGCGCATTGACGGTGTGCTTGATGATGGGGCTTGGCAGTTTGCCGAATGGACCGATTCGTTCGTGGATATTGAGGGAGATCTGAAGCCGCGCCCGCGCTTCCTGACGCGGGTGAAGATGTTATGGGACGATTCCTGTTTCTACGTGGGCGCACAGCTTGAGGAGCCTGACATCTGGGCTACGATTCTCAAGCGCGACTCGATCATCTTCTACGACAATGACTTTGAGATCTTTCTCGATCCGGACGGTGACAATCACGAATATGGTGAATTTGAGATCAATGCCCTGAATACGGGCTGGGATCTGTTCCTGCCGAAACCGTACAAGGATGGCGGGCATGCCGACGACGCCTGGAACATTGACGGCATTCGGACTGCGGTATATGTCGACGGCACGCTCAACGGCTGTGGCGACGAATGCCGGGGCTGGTCCGTGGAAATCGCGATGCCGTGGAGTGGTCTCGCACGTTGCAGCCATCGTTCGACGGCACCCAACGAGGGCGAGCAGTGGCGGGTAAATTTTTCGCGCGTCGAATGGAAGAAGATTTGCGAAGACGGCCGGTATGTTAAGATCGCAGGGCTGCCGGAGGACAATTGGGTGTGGTCACCGCAGGGGGTGATCAACATGCACAGGCCGGAGGCGTGGGGAATCGTGCAATTCACACGGCAGCCGTTTGGGACAGTCCATGTGAAGCCCGATCCGTTCGAGAAAGCCCGTGGAATACTGCAAGTAGTCTGCGACAGCCAAAAGGAGTTCCTTAGAGTGCATCAAGCATGGGCACCTAAGCTGTCCGCATTGGGCATAGCCAACTGGCTCGATGAAGTTGCGCCGACGACAACAATGATGCTAACGAAGGATGGATTTGTGGCAACGCTTCGCGTCGGCGTGGACGATGTTGGGCCGGTCGATGCTCACATCAATCAGGACTCGCATTTCTGGACCGAACCGGTTTCCAAATAGGAAGCTGCATCACACAGCGTAAATGCCCATGACCACTGATTCCCCGCCCAAAGCTTACAGCTACCGGCTGGCGCTTATCATCATCACCGTGCTCTTTTTCATGTGGGGCTTTCTGACGGAGCTGAACGATATTCTCGTTCCCCACCTGAAGGGCGTCTTCGAGCTGAATTACACCAAGGTGATGTTGATACAGTTTGCATTTTTCGCGGCTTATCTGATCATGTCGATTCCGGCGGGGAAGCTGGTCGCGTGTGTGGGCTATCAGCGCGGAATTGTCGTGGGGTTGGCGACCGCGGGAGTGGGTGCGTTGTTGTTCTATCCGGCGGCGGCGCTACTATCGTACCCGCTGTTTCTCGGCGCGCTGTTTGTGTTGGCGACGGGCATCACCGTGCTGCAAGTGACGGCGAATCCGTATGCCGCGGTGCTGGGGAAACCGGAGACGGCCTCGAGTCGCTTGAACTTTGCGCAGGCGGTCAACTCGCTGGGTCATACGAGCGCGCCGTTTATCGGCGGCTTGTTGATTCTGAGCACGGTGCCCCTGACTCCCGCTCAACTCGGCGGGCTACCGGAGGCAGAGCGGTATGCGCACCGGTTGGCCGAAGCTTCGGCCGTGCAGTTGCCGTATGTGGGCCTGGCCGTGACGCTCTTTCTGCTGGCGGCAATCATGTACGTGCTGCGGCTGCCGGTGATTGATACGGTCGAGGATCATCACGCGAAGTCGGCGAAGCTGCGTGACGCGCTCAAGCACCGGCATCTCAGGCTGGCGGCGGTAGCGATCTTTCTGTATGTGGGCGCGGAGGTTTCGATCGGCAGTTTTCTTGTGAACTTTTTTGGGCAGCCGGATATTGCGGCGTTGGCGCCGGCGGTGGCCGCGGGTTTTGTTTCGTACTATTGGGGCAGTGCAATGGTGGGGAGGTTTCTCGCGTCGGCCATTTTGCAGAAGCTGCGGCCGCGGCTGGTGTTGGCCGTTGCCGCATCATCCGCTGTGGCGCTGGTGCTGATCACGGTTGCCGCGACGGGGCCGATCGCCATGTGGACGATTATCGCCGTGGGGTTCTTCAATTCGGCCATGTTTCCGATTATTTTCACGCTGGGGATCGAAAATCTCGGCAAGCATACCAGTCAGGGCTCGAGCGTGCTGGTGATGGCGATTGTGGGGGGTGCGATCATTCCGGTGTTGCAAGGTGCGCTGGCGGACTCCTATGGAATCCACAAGGCGTTTCTGTTGCCGGCGCTCTGCTACTGTTACGTGATCTGGTATGCACTGAAAGGGTCGCGGCAGGCGGTCACCGCGGGAGGTTAAGCTCATGAACAGACTTTCCGTTTCGCTCGTGCTGATGCTCTTGATGTCGGCGTCAGGCTCCGCACAACGCCCTCCGGCTGATTATGTAAACCCACGCCTCGGCACGGGCGGTCATGGGCACACGTATCCCGGGGCCACCGTGCCGTTCGGCATGGTTCAGCTTTCGCCCGACAATGGCAAGAACGGCTGGGATTGGTGCTCGGGGTATCATTGGTCCTGTGATACGATAGTGGGGTTCAGTCACACGCACTTGAGCGGTACGGGGTGCGCTGACTTGGGCGATATTCAGTTCACGCCGTGTACACGCACGCCGGTGCTCAGCTCTCCGACCGTAGCGACATTCTCGCATGCCGATGAATTTGCGGGACCGGGGTACTATTCGGTGCGTCTTAGTGACAACGTATTCGTGGAGCTGACGGCAACGGAGCGGGTTGGGGTTCATCGCTACCACTTTGGTGCCGGGGATTCGGCCTTTGTGCGGATTGATCTGGGTTACGGGCAAGAGGATTCGCCGACGGAGTGTGGGCTGACGATTGAAAACGACTCCACCATTTCCGGCTACCGGTATTCGTCGGGCTGGTCTCCGGAGCAACGACTCTATTTTGTTGCGCGGTTCTCGCGTTCGCTTCGTGCCAGTGTCTTGCAACGCAACGAGCCGACGGTGACAGGCCTGCGTACGGCAACCGGCAAGGCGGTGCAAGCCGCACTCTATTTCGGCAACTCGCAGCAGCCGCTGCTGGCGAAGGTGGGAATCTCCGCGGTGTCGGTCGATGGAGCCAGACGGAATCTCGCGGCCGAACTGCCGGGTTGGGATTTCGACGAGTGTAGAGTTCGCGCGCGGGAGCATTGGAATGCGGCGCTGTCCAGAATCTCGGTGGAATCCGTTGATGAAGCTCAGCGGGTCACGTTCTACACAGCGCTTTACCATTCCTTCCTCGCGCCGACGCTCTTCTGCGACACGGACTCGACGTATCGGGGCGGCGACGGACTGGCGCATGACGGTGCGTTCCTGAATTACTGCACGTTTTCGCTTTGGGACACGTATCGCGCGGCGCATCCGCTGTACACGATTGTGCAGCCCGAACGCGTCAACGATTTTGTGAACTCGCTGTTAGTCTTCCATGATCAGCACGGAAATCTCCCGGTCTGGTCGTTGGCGGGCGATGAAACGTGGTGCATGATCGGGTATCATGCCGTGCCGGTGATCGCCGACGCTTATCAGAAGGGCTTCACGGGATTTGATGCGCAACGGGCGTTGGCAGCGATGAAGGCGAGCGCGGGGGATGATCGCCGGGGGCTCGAATACTACAATCGGGTCACACCGCAACCGCTCGATACTTTGCTCGCGAAATTGAACTCGCAGGTGATTGAGGTGCCGGAGGATTTCCGGAGGGCCGCGATCTCCGGCGACGCGGTAGTCCCCGGATATGCGGAGAGCATCGCGGGCGAAACGATTCATTATCATTCGTCGTATCCGTACGTCAACGACGCTCTGCTCGTACGCGCGACGGACGGGACGATGAGCATCGAGTGGAAGACGGCGCCGCTGCCACGGAACATCGAACAACACGCGGTGACGTTCATGTGGGTGGCGGGGCATGCCACGTACAAAGGCGGACACCGCTTTGAGCTCTACGGCAACGGCGAGAAGTGGCTGAGCTTCACCACCGCCACGGATACTTCCCGACTCTGGTGGAGCGAGCAGGGCGCGAACGGGACGCAGTTGATCTTCTGCCCTTCCTACATAGATCAGTTTGACGATTTGTTTGGCGAATGCTATTTGACGGTGCCGACAAAGCTGCTGAAGAGGGGCGAGCCGCTGACACTGAAGATCGTTGGTGAGAATGGTAACTCAAGTGACTGGTACATGACGTTCCAGCATGCCAGTCGCGACACTCTCAGTCTCGTTCAGGAATACGCGCTCGCCGATGATGATGGAACCCTGTTTCAGATATTTCGTCTGCAATATGAACACCTGACGGCCTCCGCCGCGGTCGCCGAACTCAACTACGGCCGCGGCCTGAGCAGTGTCGAGCATCGAACGCTGCCCGGCCTGAGTCACTGGGATTTCCCGGTTCAGGCGCTAACCGAACCTACGTCGGGCACGATTCGCATCGTCGGCGCAAACTCGCTGCCGCAGCATGAAGTAACGCTGCTCCCGGTCGTGCCCGTCAACTACATTCCGGGGGACAAGGAGCGCGAGTCGGTGTCGAAGTCGCTGGAGTACGCGTATGACGACTGGTGCATCGCGCAGCTGGCGAGTACGCTGGGAAGGACGGAAGACGCGGAGTACTTCCAGCAGCGCGCGGGATACTGGGAGAACTTG belongs to candidate division KSB1 bacterium and includes:
- a CDS encoding DUF1697 domain-containing protein, which gives rise to MTFFSFLRGINVSGQKLIKMSELVRLCEDAGFKNVKTYLQSGNVALDGTQKSARAVRTKLERALADGLGYEVTVIVRTHAELAALLARDPFQPVNTKAATRYVTFFTDVPPATKLPLVSPKKNVRVIEISGADACSLSTTIPNGDYPNPFLEKLFKIPATTRNWNTLEKMIG
- a CDS encoding NERD domain-containing protein codes for the protein MSEESAAELPQIVDAIREIVRKVDAIELVAKLQFLRQWSAPNDMPKRDEIAATQVGLEFLSWIASTQREWAGEPEEIDGGVTNAVLELADKYFEKLQLAEFWCPRSDNLNERDLSLRNALISEQRAVRGEGHWNVLQNYSRELYQSNSSWMETELGFNVNQAIKIVNAIVDLITDRWNGRTNKIAAEAREAIRHLRNLKRRKQERLTTDEKRILIEVEHRGITATIRNAATFDLYADCKSVIQITAQDISSQSKGSVSEDTAEKFLNFASSSFGAETRMPDPIGLCPLYEKPIWFHSGNYYVPLAGILSEFVLNAPHYAMIADTKYRAEYDRVRGDWLEAAALKEIERLLPGCTIFANLRYGPTNPPFELDGLVIYDNKLVFVEAKSKQLTLRARHGDVEAAKNDLQLSIVAAYKQAKRAIDHVHCHDVAEFRTADGELIEIRKDRFNATYVLCVTGKGSALGSLPARISHYVEPGTFERHSFPSAIPLMDLRIFAEILESPAQFFDYLDRRIAAVHDTRFYFHDEWDLFGAYLKGHLDPVDPQYRNSNWIALTGMDDELDTYFRAKDISADASIDKPRRVVPDRIRPILASIESLNQPGVLDLSLALLRFPNKVLDSFADQMQQLFADVRATGLPKSTHLFMKDTECGITCLAGIGPMPRLSQLLEYR
- a CDS encoding DUF1015 domain-containing protein → MIAPFKALRYQSTKVGDLTAVVTQPYDKIEAELQADYYRRSPLNVVRIIRSEESLADPETAYPQAAATFQEWLRSGVLAEDGEPALYIYYQLFRFEGREFTRKGFIASVKLEEEGVRAHEHTLAGPKADRLRLLKAIETSDELTFMLFSDAHHEAVRVMDDAVSKLAPIIDVKDDYGETHKVWAVSDKAVIAKLQALVEPRELLIADGHHRYETAINFKHECEAKGWHPVGAQGYDHRMMALFPMEDPGLVIFPTHRLVKNVEHFSGEKLLKALEKHFDVAPHSDEAELYHKIDDARRGQYIIGLKAVGTPWPLYSLRLWNDSTLERELPKTMSKASKRLDVTILHSLILERHLGIDQQKLEAFTHVEYVRQRDEALAQVGEHGIQAAFLLRPTTVSQVEEVSAAGERMPQKSTDFYPKLLAGLVMMKLGIQK
- a CDS encoding deoxyribonuclease IV; the protein is MLFGAHVSVSGGLHEAFRRSEEFECESIQIFTKSQLQWKAKPLEPEDIERWLDAWEAADWPPCFVHDSYLINLCSPEEALRQKSVGGLVDELERASLLAIPWVNTHPGSHKGAGEQVGLNNCVKSVLEVLRRTEGSGTGILLETTAGQGNDLGAKFEQLAYILERVNQPERMGVCVDTCHVFAGGYDLRTAEGYARTWGEFDRIVGLSNLRAFHLNDSRFPLGAHRDRHAAIGKGEIGESGFRLLARDARFAGMPATTELPDEDTPESIGLLKRLRDE
- a CDS encoding ROK family protein produces the protein MSRQVVAGIDIGGTNTAIGLVDVTGQCVAADRMRTTDFDSPADFVVAALRALDRMRSETPLAGIGVGAPNGNFYRGSIEFAPNLRWKGVIPLAEMFREHVAVPVLLTNDANAAAIGEGMFGATRGMRDYIVITLGTGVGSGIVVNGELLYGHDGFAGEIGHTIYDPAGRDCGCGRRGCLETYASAGGLKRTVLELLATRNAESVFRALPPTEISSLRIAEAAASGDTIACEAFEFTGRVLGLKLADAIAHTSPEAIVLFGGLAQAGDLIFEPTRRWMEEYTLNIYQGKVRLLASGLAQENVAVLGAAALVWQQLNRNAQ
- a CDS encoding carbohydrate-binding family 9-like protein, with amino-acid sequence MIVCLAACAVAPASPRSYLCYRATPNSPLRIDGVLDDGAWQFAEWTDSFVDIEGDLKPRPRFLTRVKMLWDDSCFYVGAQLEEPDIWATILKRDSIIFYDNDFEIFLDPDGDNHEYGEFEINALNTGWDLFLPKPYKDGGHADDAWNIDGIRTAVYVDGTLNGCGDECRGWSVEIAMPWSGLARCSHRSTAPNEGEQWRVNFSRVEWKKICEDGRYVKIAGLPEDNWVWSPQGVINMHRPEAWGIVQFTRQPFGTVHVKPDPFEKARGILQVVCDSQKEFLRVHQAWAPKLSALGIANWLDEVAPTTTMMLTKDGFVATLRVGVDDVGPVDAHINQDSHFWTEPVSK
- a CDS encoding sugar MFS transporter codes for the protein MTTDSPPKAYSYRLALIIITVLFFMWGFLTELNDILVPHLKGVFELNYTKVMLIQFAFFAAYLIMSIPAGKLVACVGYQRGIVVGLATAGVGALLFYPAAALLSYPLFLGALFVLATGITVLQVTANPYAAVLGKPETASSRLNFAQAVNSLGHTSAPFIGGLLILSTVPLTPAQLGGLPEAERYAHRLAEASAVQLPYVGLAVTLFLLAAIMYVLRLPVIDTVEDHHAKSAKLRDALKHRHLRLAAVAIFLYVGAEVSIGSFLVNFFGQPDIAALAPAVAAGFVSYYWGSAMVGRFLASAILQKLRPRLVLAVAASSAVALVLITVAATGPIAMWTIIAVGFFNSAMFPIIFTLGIENLGKHTSQGSSVLVMAIVGGAIIPVLQGALADSYGIHKAFLLPALCYCYVIWYALKGSRQAVTAGG